From the Halichoerus grypus chromosome 3, mHalGry1.hap1.1, whole genome shotgun sequence genome, one window contains:
- the LOC118533017 gene encoding MORF4 family-associated protein 1-like, whose amino-acid sequence MQPWDIVELAEPGEDFEQFLLPVINEMREDIAALTREHGRAYMRNRSKLWEMDNMLIQIKTQVEASEESALNHLQNPGDGVEGRAAKRCEKAEEKAKEIAKMAEMLVELVRRIERSESS is encoded by the coding sequence ATGCAGCCCTGGGACATCGTCGAGCTGGCGGAGCCCGGGGAGGATTTCGAGCAGTTCCTGCTTCCAGTCATCAACGAGATGCGGGAGGACATCGCGGCGCTCACCCGGGAGCACGGCAGGGCCTACATGCGGAACAGGAGCAAGCTCTGGGAGATGGACAATATGCTCATCCAAATCAAGACGCAGGTGGAGGCCTCGGAGGAGAGCGCCCTGAACCACCTGCAGAACCCCGGCGATGGCGTGGAGGGCAGAGCGGCCAAGAGGTGCGAGAAGGCCGAGGAGAAGGCCAAGGAGATCGCGAAGATGGCAGAGATGTTGGTGGAGCTGGTGCGGCGGATAGAGAGAAGCGAGTCGTCCTGA